Genomic window (Verrucomicrobiota bacterium):
ACAACGGCGCTTTCAAGGCCAAAGTGGGCTTGGAAGCGGTAATGGGAGTCAAAACGGTGGCGCAGTTGGCGCGGGAGTATGAGGTGCATCCGATGCTGGTCAGCCAGTGGAAAAGGACGATTCGGGACCGGTTGAAACATGACTTTTGGGAAGCGCGTTATTTGCTGGGAGTCGAACTGGCAACTCAAGAAAAAATCAGAGAGGCCCAAGAACAGTTCGCCACCGTTGTGCGGATCAATCCTGGTTTTGCGCGCGGTCACTTGAACCTCGGAGTCGCGCTCGCCAAGCAATCGCAACTAAACGAGGCGGCCGTGCATTTCAGCGAAGCCCTGCGTCTCGATCCGACGAACCGGCTCGCTCAGCAATATCTTCAGACACTCCAAGCGCTCTCGAGAACGCAGCGCCCATAGCATCTCGCATTTTGCGGAGCGGTTCGGAGCGCGGATGCCTGCCTCTGCTTCGAGGGGCAACTACTTCAATTTGCGGAGGTGGGCATCTGCGCTCCGAACCACTCCGCAAAATGACGAAAAAAAGACCGGACTCGCGTCCGGTCTTCTGAGTCGTCGCTAAAGCGATGTCGCTACTGCTTTAGTCTGTAGAACTTCGTTGTGCCTTGTATTGGCACGGTCCGCGGGCTGGCTGCTCCGGCCACGTCGGTCCACGGACCGGTGACGGCGTCTGCCGATTGCAGGACAGCGGTGCCGGTCCATTCGATGACGATGTTGTTGCCTGTGCTCTTAGTGATTTTGTCAATCTTCGGTCCAGGCGGTGGTGTTGTTCCGCCATCGGCCGGGACAAACATCAGATAATCCAGGTCGAGATTGGCGCCCGGTTGCGTGGTAAACCGAAGAGTTTTCTCACCGCCAAGGCTTAGCGTTACAGGTTTGCCGGCATCATCGGTCAATGGGAACCATTCCATGATATCCCACCCGGCCGTCGCTCTTCCGGGCTTGAACACGCCGATTTTCTTCAAGGTCTGGTTAGCGGTTTTCGCGCCGGCCGTAACCTCGTCCAACTGCCCGTTAATCGCATTTCCACCGGATGAGAGGCGGCCAATGACACTGTACTCCTTCGCCGGCTGAGGAAAGACGCGCGTATAATTCTGCCAGTCGCCCGCATCATTCCATCCAACGACGTGATTTACGGCAACGTTGAAGCTGCCGCGCGGTATGCCATCGGGATGCTGATTCGGTTTGCCGGCTGCGACGCCCGTTCCAGGACGATACGGCTGACCGGCGTTGCCACCGGGATTGTTCCAGTCAATGCCGGCGTCGGCGTCACTGCCTAAATCGCTAAACGAGCCGCCCGCATATGTGCCGCTCATCCCAATGGCCTTATCTTTCACATAATTGCCACTGCCGAAGTTGAAGTCTTCGGCTTCAATAAAGAGGGTGCCTTCTTTGATAAGCATGGCCGGACCGCTCGCCGCGGTACCTTCTTCGTTCTTAATGGTCACGGAATAAATACCGGGGGCGCTCGCGCCGATCGATTCTGTAGTAGCGCCCGCCAGCGGACTCGCCGCACGCTCACCAAAGGCCTGGAAACTCCATTCGTAAGACAAAGGAGCCGTCCCAATTGCGCTCACACTGAGAGTTGCCTTTCCGCCCGCTGGCGGCGTTGCTCCGACCGGCTGACTGACGATCGAGGGCGGACCAGCGTTCGGATCAGCGAACGAACCAACCAGTTTTCCGCCCAGCGCAGGCGATCCATTTGCGGGCAGCGGATCGCCCTCCTTGATCCAAGTCACCGCGCCGTTGTCTCCACCGCCGCCTTCCTTGTAGATTAGCTCTGTGAAATAACGCTTGCCGGCCACCAACCGAATAGGAGCGGAGCGGTTTTCGCATGCATCCGGGCATCCAGGACGGCGGTCGGCCGCTGTCCA
Coding sequences:
- a CDS encoding tetratricopeptide repeat protein codes for the protein NGAFKAKVGLEAVMGVKTVAQLAREYEVHPMLVSQWKRTIRDRLKHDFWEARYLLGVELATQEKIREAQEQFATVVRINPGFARGHLNLGVALAKQSQLNEAAVHFSEALRLDPTNRLAQQYLQTLQALSRTQRP